From Chryseotalea sp. WA131a:
TGGTTAAGGGATCGAATTTGTTCAGGCCATCTGACGTGCCAACCCAAAGCAAGCCCCTGCGGTCCTGATATATTGAATAGACAAAATTATTACTCAGGCTATGGGGGTTCTTGGTATCATTTGTGTAGTGTTCAAAAGATCTCATTGTGGGGTCAAACTTATTGAGACCACCACCTTTCGTGCCAATCCAAAGCAAGCCTGAACGGTCTTGATAGATTGAAACAACATTATTGTTACTCAGGCTATGTGGGTTCTTGGGGTCATTTGTGTAACGCTCAAAGGATTTCATTTTAGAGTTAAACTTGTTGAGGCCATTTTGTGTGCCAATCCAAAACTCGCCTGACCGAACTTGACAGATTGAAACAACCATATTGTTACTAAGGCTCAGTGGGTTATTGCGATCATTGGTGAAATGTTCAAAATGTTTGGTGGTGGGGTTAAACTTATTGAGACCGCCACCCAATGTACCTACCCAAAGCTCGCCTGAGGAGCATTGGTATATTGAAGTAACCAAATTGTTACTTAGACTATGTGGGTTATTAAGGTGGTTGGTGAAACGCTCAAAAAGTTTGGTGGTGGGATCAAATTTGTTCAGACCACCACCATAATTACCGACCAAAAGCGAGCCTGAGCGGTCTTGGTAGATTGAAGCAACCGTATTGTTACTTAGGCTATTCGGATTCTTGGGATCATTGGTTATACGCTCAAAAGACCTGGCCATAGGATTGAATTTGTTCAGGCCCCCACCATTCGTGCCAACCCAAAGCGAACCCGATCGGTCTTGGTAGATTGAATTGATGGAATTATTACTCAGACTATTCGGGTTCTCAGGATTGTTGGTGAAATGCTCAAAGGACTGGGTTGTAGGCTCATACTTGTTCAACCCACGACCACTCGTGCCAACCCAAAGCGAGCCCGATCGGTCTTGATAGATTGAAGAAACAAGATTGCCACTTAGGCTATGCGTGTTCTTTGCATCATTGGTGAAATGTTCAAAAGTCTTGGTATTGGGCTCAAATTTGTTGAGACCACCATCTGTTCCGATCCAAAGGGAACCCCCGCGGTCTTGAAAAATTGACCTGACATTATTGTTGCTAAGGCTATTGGGCTCATTGGGGTGGTTTGTAAAAAGCTCGAATGATTTGGTTGCAGGGTCAAATTTGTTCAGCCCTCCGCCAAACGTGCCTACCCAGAGCGAGCCAGAGCGGTCTTCACATAGGGAATAAATAGGGTAGCCACTGATAGAGGTGCTATCCATGGCATCATTTCGGTAAACGGTAAAGCGGTAGCCATCATAGCAATTGAGCCCGTCATGTGTTCCAATCCATATAAATCCTTGCCGGTCTTGCAAAACGCTAAGGGCTGAACTTTGAGACAACCCTTGCTCCAATGAGAGGTGCTCAAAACGCATTTCCCGTTGGGCGTTTTGGCCAAGTGTGTGTTGAACAATAAGCGCAAAAAAAATCAAAAAGTAAAAGCGCAGCGCACGGCATTCATTCATCGTACATGGAAATTTTGGGCACTAATATCGGTAATCTTGCTTATTGTTCTATTAAACTCAACCACAGTTTCTGGTTGTTTTCTTTGGGCAAGATGTCATCCGCCAACTTTTTCAGGAAAAGGGCGATTGAAATGCCCAACACACAGATAGCAATACCCCAAAAAAGAGAGATGAGCAAAATGGGAAAATCATCTTTTGATCAATTCCGCTATCCACTGTTTCTACTTTCCTTTTTGCGATTCCTCTTGAACAAGCCTTTCTACGCTGCAAGATACCACCAAAGTGCAGAACAAATTTTCGCAACGCATTTATGACAATCCGCGAAAGACAAAATTTTTCTTGTGGATCATGGTCACTCAAACTGTGATCTACCTTACACTTGGCTTAATTGGACTTTTTGGTTCGATCAAGTTTTTGCAAGAACTTGGCTTCGGACTAATAGCATTGGGCGTTGGGTTTGTTGGAATGCTAAAGTCAGCCATAGAAATGGCCGATTATCAGCGCAAAAAGCAGCTCCCGTCTAAAGAGTGAACTTCCCGCTGGTTATTTCTTAATCGAAAGATTCCTTTCCATTCCCCGTCTTTATTGTACTTTTGCACCAATTTTAAAAACAAGAATACATCATGGTAGCAGAAAAACCCGCTTACAAAGTAAAAGACATGTCGTTGGCCGCTTGGGGCCGAAAAGAAATTAAATTGGCCGAGGCCGAAATGCCCGGTTTAATGGCCATCCGCGAAGAATATGGCAAACAAAAGCCTTTGGAAGGCGCGCGCATTGCGGGTTGTTTGCACATGACCATCCAAACGGCTGTATTGATTGAAACATTGGTTGAGTTAGGTGCAGAAGTGTCATGGTCTTCTTGCAATATTTTCTCTACACAAGACCACGCAGCGGCAGCTATTGCAGCAGCGGGCATCCCTGTGTATGCTTGGAAAGGAATGAACGAGCAAGAGTTTGATTGGTGCATTGAGCAAACGTTATATGCGTTCAAAGATGGCAAGCCATTGAACATGATTTTGGATGATGGTGGCGACTTGACCAACATGGTGTTGGATAAAAACCCTGAGTTAGTCGCGGGCATTAAAGGAATTTCAGAAGAAACCACTACAGGGGTTCACCGCTTGATTGAGCGTATGCATGCGGGCAAATTACCATTGCCAGCTATCAACATCAACGACTCAGTAACCAAATCAAAATTCGATAACAAATACGGTTGCAAAGAATCATTGGTAGATGCTATTCGCAGAGCCACCGATGTGATGATGGCCGGTAAAGTAGCGGTGGTAGCAGGTTATGGCGATGTGGGCAAAGGTTCTGCTGCTTCGTTGCGTGGAGCAGGTGCACGGGTAATCGTTACGGAGATTGATCCTATCTGTGCATTACAAGCAGCCATGGATGGCTTCGCTGTAAAGCGTATGGACGATGCGATAAAGGACGCGGATATTGTGGTAACTGCCACGGGTAACGCAGGCATTGTGTTGGGCCGTCATTTCGAAAACATGAAAGACAAAGTGATTGTATGTAACATCGGTCACTTCGATAATGAAATTGATGTGGCTTGGTTGAACAAAAACGCCAGCAAAGATGAAGTAAAGCC
This genomic window contains:
- a CDS encoding adenosylhomocysteinase — translated: MVAEKPAYKVKDMSLAAWGRKEIKLAEAEMPGLMAIREEYGKQKPLEGARIAGCLHMTIQTAVLIETLVELGAEVSWSSCNIFSTQDHAAAAIAAAGIPVYAWKGMNEQEFDWCIEQTLYAFKDGKPLNMILDDGGDLTNMVLDKNPELVAGIKGISEETTTGVHRLIERMHAGKLPLPAININDSVTKSKFDNKYGCKESLVDAIRRATDVMMAGKVAVVAGYGDVGKGSAASLRGAGARVIVTEIDPICALQAAMDGFAVKRMDDAIKDADIVVTATGNAGIVLGRHFENMKDKVIVCNIGHFDNEIDVAWLNKNASKDEVKPQVDLYTLKNDRQVILLAEGRLVNLGCATGHPSFVMSNSFSNQTLAQLELWQNSDKYENKVYMLPKHLDEKVARLHLKKIGVELEVLSPEQAKYIGVNVNGPFKPDYYRY